From the genome of Thermoflexus hugenholtzii, one region includes:
- the aspS gene encoding aspartate--tRNA ligase: MWKTHGCGALRPAHVGQMVELAGWVHRRRDHGGLIFVDLRDRSGLVQVVGDPSCSAEAHAALDQVRLEYVIQVHGRVRRRPAGTENPNLPTGEVEVEAHAVRILNPARPLPFPIDDDGRRIDETVRLRYRYLDLRRARMQRNLMLRHQTTRAIRDYLDTRGFVEVETPILIKSTPEGARDFIVPSRLHPGKFYALPQSPQQLKQLLMVAGLEKYYQIARCFRDEDLRGDRQPEFTQLDLEMSFVDREDILQLIEGLLIEVVQRVVPHKRFRTPFPRLTYAEALARYGSDKPDLRFGMELVDLTDVARESAFEIFREAARGGGQVKALRAPGCAGYSRRELDELTSYVKSQGAKGLITLAFTGDGVKGQAVKFLTEGERALIAERTGAGAGDLLCIVADAPEVVAKALGGLRLLFRDRLQLADPDEFAFAWILEFPMFEWNEEEGRWEAVHHPFTSPLDEDLDRLETDPASVRAKAYDIVCNGYEIGGGSIRIHRREIQERVFRLLGYTPEQARARFGHLLEAFEFGAPPHGGIALGLDRLVMLLADEPNIREVIAFPKTASAMDLLFDAPSEVDERQLRELHIRIVREES, translated from the coding sequence GGGATCCCTCCTGCTCCGCGGAGGCCCATGCGGCCCTGGATCAGGTCCGCCTGGAATACGTGATCCAGGTCCACGGGCGGGTGCGCCGGCGGCCCGCCGGGACGGAGAACCCGAACCTGCCCACCGGGGAGGTGGAGGTGGAAGCCCACGCGGTGCGCATCCTGAACCCCGCGCGCCCGCTGCCTTTCCCCATCGACGACGACGGCCGGCGCATCGATGAGACGGTCCGCCTGCGTTACCGCTACCTGGACCTGCGGCGGGCTCGCATGCAGCGGAACCTGATGTTGCGCCATCAGACCACCCGGGCCATCCGGGACTACCTGGACACCCGGGGGTTTGTGGAGGTGGAGACGCCCATCCTGATCAAGAGCACACCGGAGGGCGCCCGGGATTTCATCGTCCCCAGCCGGCTCCACCCCGGCAAGTTCTATGCCCTGCCGCAATCTCCTCAACAACTGAAACAGCTGCTGATGGTGGCGGGCCTGGAGAAATACTACCAGATCGCCCGCTGCTTCCGCGATGAGGACCTGCGGGGCGACCGCCAGCCCGAGTTCACCCAGCTGGACCTGGAGATGTCCTTCGTGGATCGCGAGGACATCCTGCAGCTGATCGAAGGGCTGCTGATCGAGGTGGTGCAGCGGGTGGTCCCCCACAAGCGGTTTCGCACGCCGTTCCCTCGCCTCACTTACGCGGAGGCCCTCGCCCGCTACGGCTCGGACAAGCCGGACCTGCGCTTCGGCATGGAGCTGGTCGACCTGACGGATGTGGCCCGGGAGAGCGCCTTCGAGATCTTCCGGGAGGCGGCTCGGGGCGGAGGACAGGTGAAGGCCCTGCGCGCGCCGGGCTGCGCCGGCTACAGCCGCCGCGAGCTCGACGAGCTGACGTCTTACGTGAAATCGCAGGGGGCGAAGGGATTGATCACCCTCGCCTTCACCGGCGATGGGGTGAAAGGCCAGGCCGTTAAGTTCCTGACCGAAGGCGAGCGCGCCCTCATCGCCGAGCGGACCGGGGCCGGCGCCGGCGATCTGCTCTGCATCGTGGCCGACGCCCCCGAGGTGGTCGCCAAAGCCCTGGGCGGGCTCCGCCTGCTCTTCCGCGACCGATTGCAGCTGGCGGATCCGGATGAGTTCGCCTTCGCCTGGATCCTGGAGTTCCCGATGTTCGAGTGGAACGAGGAGGAAGGCCGCTGGGAGGCCGTGCACCATCCCTTCACCTCCCCGCTGGATGAGGATCTGGACCGCCTGGAGACCGACCCGGCCTCGGTCCGGGCGAAGGCGTATGACATCGTGTGCAACGGCTATGAGATCGGCGGGGGGAGCATCCGGATCCACCGCCGGGAGATCCAGGAGCGGGTGTTCCGGCTGCTCGGATACACCCCGGAGCAGGCCCGCGCTCGGTTCGGTCATCTGCTGGAGGCCTTTGAGTTCGGCGCCCCTCCTCACGGAGGCATCGCCCTGGGCCTGGATCGCCTGGTGATGCTGCTGGCGGACGAGCCGAACATCCGCGAGGTCATCGCCTTCCCCAAGACCGCCAGCGCGATGGATCTCCTGTTCGATGCCCCCTCGGAGGTCGACGAACGCCAGCTCCGGGAGCTCCACATCCGCATCGTGCGGGAGGAGAGCTGA
- a CDS encoding response regulator transcription factor: MTEGEPRKIRIVCIEDDQDMIDLIRLIVTRRGYELVGWATGGVEGIEVIRREKPDLVLLDLMMPDIDGWEVYQQMKADPELRHIPVIVVTARAQNVDRILGLHIARVDDYLTKPFGPSELIASIERVMSRSVQTEPGEE, encoded by the coding sequence ATGACCGAAGGAGAGCCCAGAAAGATCCGGATCGTCTGCATCGAGGACGACCAGGATATGATCGACCTGATCCGCCTGATCGTCACCCGGCGGGGCTACGAGCTGGTCGGGTGGGCGACGGGCGGCGTGGAGGGGATCGAGGTCATCCGGCGGGAGAAGCCTGATCTCGTCCTGCTGGACCTGATGATGCCGGACATCGATGGCTGGGAAGTCTACCAGCAGATGAAGGCGGACCCCGAGCTGCGCCACATCCCGGTGATCGTGGTCACCGCCCGCGCCCAGAACGTCGATCGCATCCTCGGCCTTCACATCGCCCGCGTCGACGATTATCTCACCAAGCCCTTCGGCCCCTCGGAGCTGATCGCCAGCATCGAGCGGGTGATGAGCCGCTCGGTTCAGACCGAGCCCGGCGAGGAGTGA
- a CDS encoding molybdopterin-binding protein, translating to MPAHPPTAEILAIGNELLLGEVVDTNTAWLCRFFTGLGGKVQRAVVLPDEVEAIAAELQGALRRAPALVFTTGGLGPTEDDRTLAAVAMATGRPLEEHPEALRMVAARYRELAAAGFVAEPDLTPPRRKMAMLPRGAIPLDNPVGAAPGVLLPLERTLLVCLPGVPEEMKAIVQSSLAPHLQARLGRAGFAELRLLTDCGDESRLAPLLGEVGRAFPHVYIKSRARAFGPQVRIQIYLSAAAPTPEEAQALVEEAGRHLEGRLAEAGVSAERLPAL from the coding sequence ATGCCTGCCCATCCCCCGACGGCGGAGATCCTGGCCATCGGGAACGAGCTGCTGCTGGGGGAGGTTGTCGATACCAACACCGCCTGGCTGTGCCGCTTCTTCACCGGGCTGGGCGGGAAGGTCCAGCGGGCTGTGGTGTTGCCGGACGAGGTGGAGGCCATCGCGGCGGAGCTGCAGGGGGCCCTGCGTCGAGCTCCGGCCCTCGTGTTCACCACCGGCGGGCTGGGCCCCACCGAGGACGACCGAACCTTGGCCGCGGTGGCGATGGCCACCGGGCGGCCGCTGGAGGAGCATCCGGAGGCGCTGCGGATGGTGGCGGCGCGCTACCGGGAGCTGGCGGCCGCCGGTTTCGTCGCGGAGCCGGACCTCACGCCCCCCCGCCGCAAGATGGCCATGCTCCCCCGCGGAGCGATCCCCCTGGACAACCCGGTGGGGGCCGCCCCAGGGGTCCTCCTGCCTCTGGAACGGACACTCCTCGTCTGCCTCCCCGGCGTCCCCGAAGAGATGAAGGCCATCGTCCAGAGCTCCCTCGCCCCGCATCTGCAGGCCCGCCTGGGGAGGGCCGGGTTTGCGGAGTTGCGCCTGCTTACGGATTGTGGGGATGAATCCCGGCTGGCGCCGTTGCTGGGGGAGGTGGGCCGGGCTTTCCCCCACGTCTATATCAAATCCCGGGCCCGGGCCTTCGGACCTCAGGTGCGCATACAGATTTACCTTTCCGCGGCCGCCCCGACGCCGGAGGAGGCGCAGGCCCTGGTGGAGGAAGCCGGACGACATCTGGAGGGACGGCTCGCGGAAGCCGGGGTCTCTGCGGAGCGTCTTCCTGCGCTGTGA
- a CDS encoding spermidine/putrescine ABC transporter substrate-binding protein, which translates to MGKWARGLTLMVLLAILVACGAPAAPPSPTTPPTPPPTAPATEAPPATGPAAAEDSCGDRSRLSKQLYLFNWPDYIAQEVLERFERECGVKVIVDTYDSNETLLAKLQAGATGYDVIVPSDYMVSIMIKEGMLAELDKNNLPNLKHIDPAHLGLYFDPENKYTVPYMWGTSGFMYDTAAVQRELKSWKDLFEPAPDIQGKISMLKDEREVIGAALKYLGFSMNTTNPEELQKAKEVLLRQKPYVKAYTSDTNRDLLVAGEVVVAHIWTGDAIRARDAKPTLKYVIPEEGCTIWQDNLAIPKTSKNKYTAEVFINFLMRPDIAAINANTIKYGSPNRTAIQQRLIDPALLNDPGIYPPDELKRKMEWLIDVGDAIELYDRIWTELGVEQ; encoded by the coding sequence ATGGGCAAGTGGGCGCGCGGTCTCACGCTTATGGTCCTCCTGGCGATCCTGGTGGCGTGCGGGGCACCGGCAGCCCCTCCCAGTCCCACGACCCCACCGACTCCTCCTCCGACGGCTCCTGCCACAGAGGCTCCTCCTGCGACCGGGCCGGCGGCCGCTGAGGATTCGTGCGGGGATCGCTCCCGGCTCTCCAAGCAGCTGTATCTGTTCAACTGGCCCGATTACATCGCCCAGGAGGTTCTGGAGCGGTTCGAGCGGGAGTGCGGGGTCAAGGTCATCGTCGACACCTATGACTCCAATGAGACCCTGCTGGCCAAGCTGCAGGCCGGTGCCACCGGTTACGATGTCATCGTGCCTTCGGACTACATGGTCTCCATCATGATCAAGGAGGGCATGCTGGCCGAGCTGGACAAGAACAACCTTCCCAACCTGAAGCACATCGATCCGGCCCATCTGGGCCTTTATTTCGACCCGGAGAACAAATACACGGTGCCCTATATGTGGGGCACCTCCGGGTTCATGTATGACACCGCGGCGGTCCAGCGCGAGCTCAAGAGCTGGAAGGATCTCTTCGAGCCGGCCCCGGACATCCAGGGGAAGATCTCCATGCTGAAGGACGAGCGAGAGGTGATCGGGGCGGCCCTCAAGTATCTGGGGTTCTCCATGAACACCACGAACCCGGAGGAGCTCCAGAAGGCCAAGGAGGTCCTGCTTCGCCAGAAGCCTTATGTGAAGGCCTACACCAGCGACACCAACCGGGATCTCCTGGTGGCCGGCGAGGTCGTCGTGGCGCACATCTGGACCGGCGACGCCATCCGGGCCCGCGACGCCAAGCCGACGCTGAAGTATGTGATCCCTGAGGAGGGCTGCACCATCTGGCAGGACAACCTGGCCATCCCGAAGACCTCCAAAAACAAATACACGGCCGAGGTGTTCATCAACTTCCTGATGCGGCCGGACATCGCAGCCATCAACGCGAACACCATCAAATACGGCAGCCCGAACCGCACGGCCATCCAGCAGCGGTTGATCGACCCCGCGCTCCTCAACGACCCGGGGATCTATCCGCCGGACGAGCTGAAGCGGAAGATGGAGTGGCTGATCGACGTAGGGGACGCGATCGAGCTGTATGACCGGATCTGGACCGAGCTGGGCGTAGAGCAATGA
- a CDS encoding aldehyde dehydrogenase, whose protein sequence is MGLEGRGIGDDPPPRSSGMEGLTMKPMWIGGEWTAGTAAGEIPVQDPATEEVLETVPRGTARDVEAAVAAARRAFEPWRRVPAAIRAEMLHEIARKIRAHQEELIRLLTLEEGKPWPENEEEILWSANTFDYYAELARHERGRVIPSPEPGQLSLVLKEPYGVVGCIVPWNYPILLMAWKVAPALAAGNTVVIKPSELTPLTTLRLAEVAMDHLPPGVVNIVTGYGPEVGEPLVTHPEVPVIAFTGSLATGQRIAALAAPMMKKLHLELGGKDPFVVGPDAPLELAVKALAYAALINAGQVCTSTERVYVPASIYHRFAEEIASFVSTLRLGHGLDPQTDIGPMAGPSYRAKVEDHVADALARGAHALTGARRPPHLPRGFFYEPTVLVDVDHTMKVMREETFGPVIPLMPYRTFDEAIALCNDNPYGLGACLMSHDPRLIRRFYEEVKAGTVWINDPLTDNYAGPFGGMKLSGIGRELGLEGLEEFRETKHVHWDIEGGEKPWWFPYGRSGKGSI, encoded by the coding sequence ATGGGGCTGGAAGGGCGGGGGATCGGAGACGATCCCCCGCCCCGATCGTCGGGGATGGAGGGGCTGACCATGAAGCCGATGTGGATCGGAGGGGAGTGGACGGCCGGGACCGCCGCCGGGGAGATCCCCGTGCAGGACCCGGCGACGGAGGAGGTGCTGGAGACGGTGCCCCGGGGGACCGCCCGGGATGTAGAGGCGGCGGTGGCCGCTGCCCGTCGCGCCTTCGAACCCTGGCGCCGCGTCCCCGCCGCGATCCGGGCGGAGATGCTCCACGAGATCGCCCGCAAGATCCGGGCGCACCAGGAGGAGCTGATCCGACTGCTCACCCTGGAGGAAGGCAAGCCGTGGCCGGAGAACGAGGAGGAGATCCTCTGGTCGGCGAACACTTTTGATTACTACGCGGAGCTCGCCCGTCATGAGCGGGGCCGGGTGATCCCCTCGCCGGAGCCCGGTCAGCTCAGCTTGGTGCTCAAGGAGCCCTACGGCGTGGTGGGATGCATCGTCCCATGGAACTACCCCATCCTCCTGATGGCCTGGAAGGTCGCGCCGGCTCTGGCCGCCGGCAACACGGTGGTGATCAAGCCCTCCGAGCTCACCCCCCTGACCACGCTGCGCCTGGCCGAGGTGGCGATGGATCATCTCCCGCCGGGCGTGGTGAACATCGTGACCGGATATGGGCCGGAGGTCGGCGAGCCGCTGGTGACGCATCCGGAGGTCCCGGTCATCGCCTTCACCGGATCCCTGGCGACTGGCCAGCGGATCGCAGCCCTGGCCGCCCCGATGATGAAAAAGCTCCACCTGGAGCTGGGCGGCAAGGATCCTTTCGTGGTCGGGCCGGACGCGCCGCTGGAGCTCGCGGTGAAGGCCCTGGCGTATGCGGCCCTGATCAACGCCGGCCAGGTCTGCACCAGCACGGAACGAGTGTATGTGCCGGCCTCGATCTACCATCGGTTCGCCGAGGAGATCGCCTCGTTTGTCAGCACCCTGCGCCTGGGCCACGGCCTGGATCCGCAAACAGACATCGGGCCGATGGCGGGGCCCTCCTATCGGGCGAAGGTGGAGGATCACGTGGCCGATGCCCTGGCGCGGGGGGCTCACGCCCTCACCGGGGCGCGCCGGCCGCCTCACCTCCCTCGCGGCTTCTTCTACGAGCCCACGGTGCTGGTGGACGTGGATCACACGATGAAGGTCATGCGCGAGGAGACCTTCGGGCCCGTCATCCCCCTGATGCCCTACCGGACCTTCGACGAGGCCATCGCCCTGTGCAACGATAACCCCTACGGGCTGGGCGCGTGTCTGATGAGCCATGACCCCCGCCTGATCCGCCGTTTCTATGAGGAGGTGAAGGCGGGCACGGTCTGGATCAACGATCCCCTCACGGATAACTACGCCGGGCCGTTCGGGGGCATGAAGCTCAGCGGGATCGGCCGGGAGCTGGGCCTGGAGGGACTGGAGGAGTTCCGGGAGACCAAGCACGTCCACTGGGACATCGAGGGCGGCGAGAAACCCTGGTGGTTCCCCTACGGGCGCTCCGGGAAGGGCTCAATATAG
- a CDS encoding ScpA family protein, whose amino-acid sequence MTLPFRPTLPPVRLPVFEGPLDLLLYLIERNDLDITQVSLAQVTEQYLEYVTILQALTLDQLAEYLVIAAKLLYIKSSLLLPRPPEPDEAEEDVGEALVEQLKAYRLFRELARRLREREGFTAYGRTAPPPRPEAPGTGLEGITLEDLLRLARRALRPAVEAAPVGAFLPAYRLTIQEAMERILEAVREGGRVAFTGLLRTAGNRYEGIAFFLGLLELLKQRRVVAYQSRLFDEIYIEPFPERP is encoded by the coding sequence ATGACACTCCCGTTCCGTCCAACGCTGCCCCCGGTGCGCCTGCCCGTCTTCGAGGGCCCGCTCGATCTCCTCCTTTACCTGATCGAGCGGAACGACCTGGATATCACCCAGGTCTCCCTGGCCCAGGTTACCGAACAGTATCTGGAATACGTCACCATCCTGCAGGCGCTGACCCTGGACCAGCTGGCGGAATATCTGGTGATCGCCGCCAAGCTCCTTTACATCAAGTCCTCCCTGCTCCTCCCTCGCCCACCGGAGCCGGATGAGGCCGAGGAGGATGTGGGAGAAGCGCTGGTGGAGCAGCTCAAGGCCTACCGCCTCTTCCGGGAGCTGGCCCGCCGGCTGCGGGAGCGAGAGGGGTTCACCGCCTACGGCCGGACCGCGCCGCCGCCCCGGCCCGAGGCCCCCGGGACCGGCCTGGAGGGCATCACCCTGGAGGATCTCCTCCGGCTGGCCCGCCGGGCCCTGCGCCCGGCGGTCGAAGCGGCCCCGGTGGGGGCGTTCCTTCCCGCGTATCGCCTGACGATCCAGGAGGCCATGGAGCGGATCCTGGAGGCGGTGCGGGAAGGAGGGCGGGTGGCCTTCACCGGGCTGCTCCGGACGGCGGGGAACCGTTACGAGGGCATCGCCTTCTTCCTGGGACTGCTGGAGCTGTTGAAGCAGCGCCGGGTGGTGGCCTATCAGAGCCGGCTGTTCGATGAGATCTATATTGAGCCCTTCCCGGAGCGCCCGTAG
- a CDS encoding molybdopterin-binding protein, translating into MPQAEVLATGTELLSGDVVDTNSARIARALQPLSIPLVQITVVGDDLPRMVAAIRAALARSEILVISGGLGPTVDDVTREAVAEALGRPLIFDPELLEVIRARFQAFGVSMPENNRRQAFRPEGSRVIPNPIGTAPGFLVETNGRVLFALPGVPRELERMLSDTVVPYLWERFPPAEALAWRVVRTIGLGESWIDERLQDLLRGENPQVGLNAHPGMVDIRIRARGSTPEEAAARAEEAVRRVRERLGWAVFGEGNQAPEEAVIAALRARGATVSTLERGTLGMLGGRLAAADPESEVFRIGEVRARLAAAPEHAAEAIRRQAGTTFGLAAEVLPEAEGFQITVALAAPEGSRSVRRGHRGPLPHAAEWAAHAAMGLLWRWLQEGP; encoded by the coding sequence ATGCCCCAGGCCGAGGTGCTGGCAACCGGCACGGAGCTGCTCAGCGGAGATGTGGTCGACACGAACTCGGCGCGCATCGCCCGCGCCCTGCAGCCCCTCTCCATCCCCCTGGTCCAGATCACGGTGGTGGGAGATGATCTCCCCCGCATGGTGGCGGCCATCCGGGCGGCGCTGGCCCGTAGCGAGATCCTCGTGATCAGCGGAGGGCTGGGGCCCACGGTCGACGATGTGACCCGGGAGGCGGTGGCGGAGGCCCTGGGGCGTCCCCTGATCTTCGATCCGGAGCTGCTGGAGGTCATCCGGGCCCGCTTCCAGGCCTTCGGGGTGTCCATGCCCGAGAACAACCGGCGCCAGGCCTTCCGGCCCGAGGGCTCTCGCGTCATTCCCAATCCCATCGGCACCGCCCCCGGGTTCCTGGTTGAGACCAACGGCCGCGTCCTCTTCGCCCTCCCGGGCGTCCCCCGGGAGCTGGAGCGGATGCTCTCGGACACGGTGGTCCCTTACCTTTGGGAGCGGTTCCCTCCCGCGGAGGCCCTGGCCTGGCGGGTGGTGCGCACCATCGGGTTGGGGGAAAGCTGGATCGATGAGCGGCTGCAGGATCTGCTTCGGGGCGAGAACCCGCAAGTGGGATTGAACGCCCATCCGGGGATGGTGGACATCCGCATCCGGGCCCGGGGATCCACCCCGGAGGAAGCCGCCGCCCGGGCCGAGGAGGCCGTCCGCCGGGTCCGGGAACGCCTGGGCTGGGCGGTTTTCGGGGAGGGCAACCAGGCGCCGGAGGAGGCGGTGATCGCCGCCCTGCGGGCCCGCGGGGCGACCGTCTCCACGCTGGAGCGGGGCACCCTGGGGATGCTGGGGGGGCGCCTCGCTGCGGCGGATCCTGAAAGCGAGGTCTTCCGGATCGGTGAGGTCCGCGCCCGGCTGGCCGCCGCCCCGGAGCACGCCGCCGAGGCCATTCGGCGTCAGGCCGGGACCACCTTCGGGCTGGCGGCGGAGGTCCTCCCCGAGGCGGAGGGCTTTCAGATCACCGTGGCCCTGGCGGCCCCTGAGGGTTCCCGAAGCGTCCGGCGCGGCCATCGCGGCCCGCTCCCCCATGCGGCCGAATGGGCCGCGCACGCGGCGATGGGCCTGCTCTGGCGCTGGCTCCAGGAGGGGCCATGA
- a CDS encoding DUF1858 domain-containing protein → MIRKDWSIEELLARYPRSREILIRWGMWCPVCALAGLETLADAARVYGIDIETLIRELEEQEGGGSSR, encoded by the coding sequence ATGATCCGGAAGGACTGGTCCATTGAGGAGCTCCTGGCCCGCTACCCCCGATCCCGCGAGATCCTGATCCGCTGGGGGATGTGGTGCCCGGTGTGCGCGCTGGCCGGCCTGGAGACGCTGGCCGACGCCGCCCGGGTGTATGGGATCGACATCGAAACGCTGATCCGGGAGCTCGAGGAGCAGGAAGGAGGAGGTTCCTCACGCTGA
- a CDS encoding Crp/Fnr family transcriptional regulator, which produces MEQRRPGTTEGELLEVLSGYPLFRGVPRESLRALIHMGVERKCPAGRFLFLEGDPAEGVHLLLEGYVKIVQTDVSGQEVVVQVAGPGEPLGLIATFADSPYPASAQAISPARALWLPGEALRGFLLRHPEVALRLLRVLAERLHETHRRLLEVSVLRVERRLARVLVRLASRLGERTEEGIVVTMPLSREELAELCGTRLHTVSRLLNRWQRAGWVRLGRRRIVLREPHALVALAEELELREPSPALTGRKVREGKTADDQGGTRPGRTG; this is translated from the coding sequence ATGGAACAGAGGCGGCCCGGGACGACTGAAGGAGAGCTCCTGGAGGTCTTGAGCGGATATCCGCTTTTCCGCGGCGTGCCGCGCGAGAGCCTGCGGGCGCTGATCCATATGGGGGTGGAACGGAAATGTCCCGCCGGCCGCTTCCTGTTCCTGGAGGGGGATCCGGCAGAAGGAGTTCATTTGCTCCTCGAGGGCTATGTGAAGATCGTCCAGACGGATGTCAGCGGCCAGGAGGTGGTGGTCCAGGTGGCCGGGCCCGGAGAGCCGCTGGGCCTGATCGCGACGTTCGCGGATTCGCCCTACCCGGCCTCCGCCCAAGCGATATCCCCTGCCCGGGCTCTCTGGCTTCCCGGGGAGGCCCTGCGCGGGTTCCTGCTCCGCCATCCGGAGGTCGCCCTGCGGCTCCTGCGGGTGCTGGCGGAGCGGCTGCACGAGACGCATCGGCGGCTGCTGGAGGTCAGCGTCCTCCGGGTGGAGCGCCGGCTGGCCCGGGTGCTGGTGCGGCTGGCCAGCCGGCTGGGGGAGCGCACGGAAGAAGGGATCGTTGTGACGATGCCGTTGAGCCGGGAGGAGCTGGCGGAGCTGTGCGGGACCCGCCTGCACACGGTGAGCCGGCTGCTCAACCGCTGGCAGCGGGCTGGCTGGGTTCGACTGGGCCGGCGACGGATCGTGTTGCGGGAACCCCATGCCCTGGTCGCCCTGGCGGAGGAGCTGGAACTTCGGGAGCCTTCCCCGGCCTTGACGGGGCGCAAGGTGAGGGAAGGGAAGACCGCCGATGATCAAGGAGGAACACGCCCGGGGAGGACAGGATGA
- the nirK gene encoding copper-containing nitrite reductase, which produces MVPARWLLIGALMMALTACTTVAATPAVPTPSPAASSEAHVHPTPTPGGPKVRVVRDPADVPPPIRRTEPTTVEVTLTVKEVVAELTDGVTFPFWTFDGTVPGPMIRVMEGDTVVLRLVNPPENHVSHNIDLHAVTGPGGGATVTTVAPGETKTLVFKALKPGAYIYHCAYPPAPLHIGMGMYGIIVVEPKGGLPPVDREFYVVQGEWYTSLPFGQPGLASFDSAKAQAERPEYFTFNGHVKTLTDLYPLRAQTGERIRIFFGVGGPNVGSNFHIIGEIFDRVYAGSPDTFVANEETVYVPPGSAAVFELTTEVPGRYVLVDHALWRMLRGLSGYLTVEGPERPDLFQGTPSGNSGH; this is translated from the coding sequence ATGGTTCCGGCCCGATGGCTCCTTATCGGCGCGCTGATGATGGCCCTGACGGCGTGCACGACCGTGGCGGCTACGCCCGCCGTGCCCACCCCGTCTCCCGCAGCCTCTTCAGAAGCCCATGTGCACCCTACGCCCACCCCGGGCGGGCCGAAAGTCCGGGTGGTCCGGGATCCGGCGGACGTGCCGCCCCCGATCCGGCGCACGGAGCCCACCACGGTGGAGGTCACCCTCACTGTGAAGGAAGTGGTGGCGGAGCTGACCGACGGAGTGACCTTCCCCTTCTGGACCTTCGATGGGACGGTGCCCGGCCCGATGATCCGGGTGATGGAGGGGGACACGGTGGTCCTCCGCCTGGTGAACCCTCCGGAGAACCACGTCTCCCACAACATCGATCTGCACGCGGTCACCGGCCCGGGCGGCGGAGCGACGGTCACCACCGTGGCGCCGGGGGAGACCAAGACCTTGGTCTTCAAGGCCCTGAAGCCGGGCGCGTATATCTATCACTGCGCCTATCCGCCGGCCCCGCTGCACATCGGGATGGGCATGTATGGCATCATCGTGGTGGAGCCGAAGGGAGGTCTGCCGCCGGTCGACCGGGAGTTCTACGTTGTGCAAGGCGAATGGTATACCTCTCTTCCCTTCGGCCAGCCGGGCCTGGCCTCCTTCGACTCCGCCAAGGCCCAGGCGGAGCGCCCCGAATATTTCACTTTCAACGGCCACGTGAAGACCCTCACCGACCTCTATCCCCTGCGGGCGCAGACCGGTGAACGGATCCGCATCTTCTTTGGGGTAGGTGGCCCGAACGTCGGCTCGAACTTCCACATCATCGGGGAGATCTTCGACCGGGTATATGCGGGCTCGCCGGACACCTTTGTGGCGAACGAAGAGACCGTTTATGTGCCGCCGGGCTCGGCAGCGGTCTTCGAGCTCACCACCGAAGTCCCCGGCCGCTACGTGCTGGTGGATCACGCGCTGTGGCGGATGCTGCGGGGGCTGTCCGGATACCTGACCGTAGAAGGCCCCGAGCGGCCGGATCTGTTCCAGGGCACTCCGTCCGGCAACTCCGGGCACTAA